TTCTGCCGACTGGGGTTAGAAGTGATGTTTTAAAGAGAACAGAACTGATGTACATTAGAAAACATGTTCACTTTGTAGTAAGAGTTGTTGAAATGCTGGCTTAACAGCTTTGTAAAAGTATCTACCAGTTGGCTCTGCGGCAGACCCATGAGAGTCCGTGCCTTGTAGACTCAAACTTCGGGTTCACTGTAGCAAAGCTCAAAATTGAACCAGATAATATTGTAGATAGACATGACAGCGCAGTGAACCAGAAAGGAATCCATACAAAAGGGTGCCTGCCTATTCTGACAAACATGTACTATACGCACTTTCACTACGAGTGAACACTGCTTGAGAATCAGAGTAGGGTTCAGAGTTTACCTTTGCTGAGCAGTTCCTGGAGGGCAGCCCTGGCCAGAGAGCCTCTGATCTTTAGCCTCTCAGACACAACTGCTGGTGTGATGAGCTTGTAGTTGGGCACTTCCTTGTTCAATTTTTCGTAGGTGGCCTTGTCGAAGAGGACCAGGTTGTTGAGCTTATCTCTCACCTTTCCCTTGGACCACTTCTGCTCAGGGGAAATGGAGAGGTTGTTGATGTTGCTCACACTCCTGACAGTTTAACCAGTATGACCACAAAGTAATATCTAAACGCCCCCAAAAAGATCAAGATACCAGGACATACCTTCTTTTTGGCTTTGCCTCCAGATTTGTTGGCTGGATCCTTGTCCTTTTTGGACTTCCCGGAATCCTTCCCCTTCCCTTTGGCGTCCTTAGGAGGCTGGAATAATACAGATCGCAGTACCATTATCCAACTAATGCTGACTTAACCAACACACTTTTACcaaaactagctaacgttagctggaaATGTTTAAGTGCACTAACTTCTTAACAGAAGATAAGAGTAACACGTTGGTTAGCGAATTCAGGTAGCCACGAGTCCCTCAATTGGAATTGAACCAAATAGGATGTTAACCTTGAACATTTTAGTGTGACAAATTTAAAACGTTAGATAAGCCTAAGCTAACTAACTAGggcctagctacatgttgaaAGCTAACTTGTTAGTCAACAACCGGCTTCAGTTAGGCCAACAGTGGTCTGCAGAGAACTGGCGTGCAGTTTGCATAATCTGATCAATTGATTCTTTTGTGTGGGAAATGTCGGACTGAGATCTCTACAAAAGGGGCCACGATAGGCAACATGATCTTATGGTCGGCTGATCATGCAGTGCACCATCAGTACTGCCAGCCGCATGTAACGTTAACTACGAAGCATGGCCAACTGGAATATCAAATGGAGTTATTCCATCCATAACCACGGTCAGGACGCTGCGGACGAATAATATTTTCCAACTACGCATCCGGTTCTATCCAGACTGTCATTTTCCGAGTAAAATGTTTTGTTCGCCATCGAATTTAATGAAAAATcacgctatgcccttaccatgaTGTCCCACCGTCAAGATGTCGGAGTGAAAGGACCTTCAACCCGTGAACCAGCCTCTAAGAGAACCCGTACATGCGGATGTTGAAGTACGGTACTGGGAAATGTAGTTGTTTTGCTATCCTTTTTTCTATTTATTGGTTTTAGCATGAATAATAAACAGATCTGCAAAATAAATATAGATGCAATCTTTAAACAAAAAATCATACGAATGAACACGCAGGTAAAGTTACCTCTGTTGAAAATTTTACTTGATTTTGACTCAAATATTTCCTGTCACGTGACAATTTTGTCAGCTGTGAAGAAAAAGGCAAAGATGGCGATATTCAGTGTGTACGTTGTAAATAAGGCTGGGGGATTAATTTACCAGTATGACAATTATGTACCGAGAGCAGAAGCAGAGAAAACATTCAGCTATCCTTTAGATTTGGTTTTAAAGATCCACGATGAGAAAGTTGTTGTATCATTTGGTCAACGTGATGGAATCCGAGGTACAGTAGGTTGTCAGCCACAGTCAAGTGATCACATCAAGGCTTACAAAAATTATATAGTGATAACTGGTTGTGAATGTCATGGTTGGAACTCAAATGTTGCATTGTGCATGCTTCTATTTATTGTTAACATTGTGCAAGCATTATTCTATTAATATAGTGGGCCATGCTTTACTGTCCATCAATGGAGTGGATGTCAACGGCAAGTTCACGGCGGACGGGAAGGAGATCGTCGAATACTTGAAAGACTCAACAAACTATCCGGTGTCCATACGGTTCGGAAGGGCTCGTTTGAGTTCCAATGAAAAACTGATGCTGGCTTCAATGTTTCATTCGTAAGTAGTTACAGTTTAAGTGATTACAGCTGTCAGCTTCTAACATTAATAAATCCTTTATGGATGGTGACATTTGCTTTTCCATGATCTTGCTGCATGTTGTGTTGTACTCTTTCCTAGGTTGTTTGCTATTGGTTCACAGCTGTCCCCTGAAGTTGGCAGTTCAGGAATTGAGATGCTGGAGACTGATATGTTTAAACTGCACTGCTTTCAGACACTCACTGGTAAAGCCATGCATTCATACACCGCTATCAGTCACTGTGTGCGATGCCTACATGCAATGCTCTTGGTTTAAAAAACGAAATCTGCCTGTGTCAACTTTTAAAAAATTAGGTGTAAAGTTCATTGTGCTGGCAGACCCCCGTCAGTCTGGCATTGACGCACTCCTCAGGAAGATCTACGAGATCTATTCAGACTTTGCCCTCAAGAACCCCTTCTACTCTCTGGAGATGCCTATCAGGTAACTGTCACATGTCAAAtatctgctctctgtctctgtcacaagTCTTCATCAGTTAGCCAAGTCATTGATGAGCAACCATGGTGAGATATATTTTTTGCCCTCTCTTGTTACAGGTGTGAACTCTTTGATCAGAATTTGAAGGGTGCATTGGAGATAGCAGAGAAAGCTGGTAACTTTGGACCTGGATCTTGAGCAGGAACAAACCTGATAGATGTGTACCAAGGCAAATCCAGAGGATCAATTGCTcctgtttttctttttttctttttttaaaaaaccaatccattgaattgtgtttgttgtGACTGGGAAGCTACAGTACATTGCATGTCTCCAAGCAGTGCTGATATTTCAGAACTAATGTTGAATAACTTGTATATGAGAAGGATATGCTATACTGGGATACAATGTAAATACtgaatgttttgtttttgtacataCTTTATGAATAAATACCACTGTAACATTTTCATAATCTCTAGCCTTTCTTTCCAATGCAATCCTTTAAAAGTAACTAAAATCAACCACAACATAAGGTATTTTATTCAAGTCTTGTCTATTCAAACAGATTACACCCATATAAGAAGACGTGTTCAGTGCCATTAAAAAAAAGTGAACAGAACATTTGACCATAAAGTGTCTTGGTTTCAAATGATTAAATTAAAatcaaactgacacattttcaatATGTGAATCTAGGATCTATTTTATGCCATGAGCATTGAAAATAGATTTAAGTAACACAACATGGTTGATGTACTTGCATCTGAACATTGTCTGAATACATCTTCAGTGAAAATAAATAATCCCTCGCTCAACTCCATGTCTCACCATCTCTTAAAACAAGAATATACAGGACCATGTCTCCCGTCAATTCAATTGAGCCTTTTTCAAATCAAAAACACTTCATAAATAAGAATGTACATTCTTATCCTAAATTTCCCACATTGACAGCAGACAGTTATGAGGTGTAGTGCTCAGTCAGCCTTCTTGGGGACGTGACCCATCTTGGTTCTGATGTTCCTCAGCAGGAAAAAGCTGATGGTAGTGACAAGACAGGTGATCTCTGCTACCCAGAAGGCCATTTCCCATCCATGGTGCTTGGCGATGGTGCTGAACGGCAGTCCAGAGCAGAAGCCACCAACTGAAAACAATACAGGGATGTAAATTCGGCTGGTTCTCATAAATAGGATATATGGATTTAGTTGTTGAACTACCTGTCTGGTACTGCTAGTAAATCCAAGACACCAGAATACTTTACAAAAAATTTTGAGAAAAGCATTCATTAGAATTTGAGAGAATTTGGTTGAGATAAACTTACTGTTGGCCATTAGGGCAACGATAGCATGTGACGTTCCACAATAGTTTGAAGGAGCACTCTCATTGGCTATCACGCCAAACAAGGCTATTGGTCCATAAGATGAGAAGCCAAATGTAGCCCCCAAGAAGAGGATCCACATCTGAATTTATAACACAAAAAAGAAAAACATGAACTAACAAACATAGACTAATAGTGTATTGGCTGAAATGAGTTTTGAGGAACATAATGTGCTTACTATACCTTTGGGCTGTCTGGCGTGACAGTGACCCGGAATAGATACATGGAACCAAACATCCCAGCCATCATTGAGATCAAGAGAAAATGACGGGGGTTTCCATGGCTTTTCATGCCTTGCTGTACAAAAAGAAATACGGTACCTTACAAACACTGCATTGATTTGTATAGAGCTCTGAATTAATGTATGATGCCACTGTCAACCTACTAGTGCCACAGCCTTGTCAGAGAAGTATCCTGCAGCTAAACTGCCCAAAAGGCCTCCCACCTCCAGGGCACTCATGTAGGAACTGCCTGTGAAAAAGAGCAGCATTCAGGTAAACTTAACAAGAGGCAGTTATTATTGAGTTATCAACAGTAGGCTATTGCATACTAGTAAAACAGGCAGGTTAGCGTTTtacgtcatgaatcttgttctgtaGGCAGCTATGCAGGTCTTAATGTATCAGACTTCCATACCCATGAGTGTTGACTGGCCCTTGTCCTGGATGAGGAAGAGCTGGCCCCAGTCAGTGCAGGCCGTCTTCACCCCGAACACCACCAGGTAGCCCACAGACAGCAGCCACAGGTAGGGGGACAGGATGAACTCTTTGAAGGTGGTCTCATCAATGGATGAGCCTGGTAAGGGAGAGAGGTTTCAGTCACACTAGCACATCACTTAGAGTGTGCATGATCTTGAACTCGTTCACGCTAGCGTGTGAGGGGCACACTGGGTGCAGAGTCCATTCTCACAGAGTGTCACTGACCTTACACACAATTGCCCATGCAGACAATACACAAAAAGGCATGCGTTCAAACGAAAACCTGTGCACGTCACAGTCGCACACATTTTGCAATGTTTCAACCACAGGACAAGATGAGGTTAGGTCCCAGCTCTGACCTGCTTTGCCCTTGGCCCCCCCAGCGTCGATGTTGGGCAAGCCCACGTCTTTGGGCTCGTTCCTGATCAAAAGCAGGCAGACGAAGGAGACCACACAACAGGAGAGGCCTGAGATGGACAGGGTTGTCCTCCAGCTGTAGCTCTGGGCCATCAACGTTGCAATAATGGGGCCTAAACTCCCAGCCAGGTTCATACTGCAGGACAGAATCGCCCACCAGGTCCCAAACTGAGAGGGCTCAAACCACTGAGGGGCAGAAGGGAATGACATATCATAATATCAGACTAGTGATGTGCTGCATGGCTTGACATGACTGGTGTTGAATGTACAGGGATATACAAAATAGTACACTGACTAACCAATCTTTTAACAGTGCAGGCAGTTGATTGATACGTGTCTGACAGCTTCATATCCTGTGGAGTACAGTGTTACTTTGTGGTCCTACCTTGCGCAACACCCTGCCACATGGGGGCCACCCCAGGCCCTGGCCCAGGCCGTTGAGGAACCAGAGGCCAGAGAAAACGGCCACAGTGGAGGACCAGGAGAAGACCACATTGATGGCACCAACCATGAACAGGCCAATGGAGAAGAGCCAGCGGGCGCTGATCTGATCCGAAAGCACCCCGCTGATGAACTTGCTTATAGCATAGGCCAGAGACTGGCTACTAGTGATCATGCCTGAGGGGTAGTACACACAATACAGAGGCAGAACAATGTTTTATTGATTTCGGTACTAATATCAACATACACAAAGCATTAACTGATATCTCCCCATATGATTGTTGCTGGCTTAGAAATGTGGACAGAGAACGATTAAATTAAACCAATCAGTCAGACCACTATCAGCAGTATCTAAACTTTAGTTGTTAATTGTTGTTAGGGACATGAAAGACAGAAACAGAGTAAAATACAATAGTGAGGCTTCTCTTACCCAGGTCATCTTTGTCCAGCTTGATCTCTTGCATGAGAGAGGGCATCACAAAGGAGAAGGTCTTCCTATTGAAGTAGTACAGTGTATAGCCCACAAACATGGCCAGGAAAATTGTGGTGCGGTAGTATCCATACCCTGCGGTTGCCATGGTTTTTGCAGTTTAGAATAAAAGTGCTAAATAAAATAGGATTATAAAACAAAACTACAGAGGAGGGGAAAGGCTCCTCTTGTTCAAGGGTGTAGTACTTCTGCCACCAGTGACTGAACTTTGGTGTCCACAGTGCAGTACAGAGCTGGTtagaagagggagagagctgtAATCAATAGTTGGGGTTAATGGTCAACTTCTCTACTCAAAGACTGATTTCCCCTGCCTTATCCGAGTTCTACAAAGGCCAAAGGGAAGAGGCAAGAATGGAATTGACCTACTCAGATGCTGTTATCTCCAGTAACGCTGCTTGTATTGTCCAACagtctgtaaaaaaaaaattaagacaCACTCCTGATTCCTCTTATATATCTTTCTCCCACCTCTTGCTGATCCCGACTGCCCCTCACCTGCCGGTGTGCCTGGATGTTATTGAGTGTTCTTAGTTAATGATTCATTGGAGAGTCCAATGGTGACTGCAAGCCCAGAGGGTGGATCCTCCTCAGCCCAGGGAGTGTGTGAAGAGAGATGACCATCAGCACAAGACACTACCCCATTATCACTGTGGGTTGTTCTGTGTGAAAATGCATAATTagttaggtttccatccaattagcaacagattttcatgcaaatattctaaaatccacataaatgaaaatatgcgcattttcccaccagtagtgtttccaaactgacttgttgcagatacaaatctgtgcgtgatgacgtagggCACACAACATATACTTTTTCGCTTacattttcatgtaccgaataaaaatctttAGTTAAATGTGTTTCCGTTGCATTTTCAATAgcaaaatgtgcctactctggtctttgcACGTGcgttctagccaacagctcgcagatacagtgcgggtaggctgtgcGGGTAAACTAGTCTACATTATCAGATTATTATagcgagaatatttgtatttgtcgaacggcagtcaagcatcgatcatcttCTGGAATAGGCTAGTGAgaatggggtcgtaatttcaatcactgaattaaatattaataatatgtatatgaactgaatatgcttgtcaacaGCCAGTGTTCTtttttgtatttaaaaaaaaaacctgTTGCCTAATCTGACTGACTGTTACCGTCAATCTAATGCCTTCTAACAATTGATCGTCAGTTGTgatagaaattgatttgcattgacTCCAGTGATatagtcatttcaacatatttattgtatcaaatggtatTTTACAATGGCATAATTAaagttatggaactccctcgCGTGCTTCTATTATGGGAAAAGTCCTCAAttaaactgacattaaatgtggagaatgatacatttgcatctgttggccatcaagtagcatCAAAATAAATAAAGTTGCCAATATTATGTTTATATTTTGTAGTTCAATAATTTTTTTGGTTGTCCCGCTTTACCAACCATAGCAACCGTAGGACAGTATGGAGTAGCTAAAGTGAGACAGTCTTATAGGCTTTTCCAATGGAAAATTGAGATCCAGTTTACATTAGGGATCCTGTACttagttacagtgcattcagaaagtattcagaccccttcaccttttccacattttgtgacgctACAGctgtattctaaaattgataaaataaatgtttttcctcatcaatctaacacaataccccataatgacaaagtgaaaacagggttttagaaatttttgcaaatgtataaaaaaacaaaaacagaaaaaccttatttacataagtattcagaccctttgctatgagactcgatattgagctcagttgcatcctgtttccattgatcatccttgagatgtttctacaccttgattggagtccacctgtggtaaattcaattgattggacatgatttggaaaggcacacaccagcctatataaggtcccacagttaacagtgcatgtcagagcaaaaaccaagccatgaggtcgaaggaattgtccgtagagctccgagacaggattgtgtcgaggcacagatctggggaagggtaacaaaaaatgtatgcagcatcgaaggtccccaagaacacagtggcctccatcattcttaaatggaagaagtttggaaccaccaagactcttcctagagcttgccgcctggccaaactgagcaatcgggggagaagggccttggtcagggaggtgaccaagaacccaatggtcactctgacagagctcaagaatTCCTCtgaggcgatgggagaaccttccagaaggacaaccatctctgcagcactccaacaatcaggcctttatggtagagtgacctgatggaagccactcctcagtaaaaggcacatgacagcccacttggagtttgccaaaaggcacctaaaggactcagtgtcacgatcgtcggaaggagcggaccaatacgcagcgcgtggagtgaacatgatgactttattaacttaaagcaaccacgaagaaaacaacaaatgacgatacgtgaagttctaaactgaaatacgactaacagcaacaaagaaacaataacccacaaaacaaaggagaaaacacacagaatatatatggctcccaatcagagataacgagccgacagctgacactcgttacctccgattgggagtcatcgaccaatcaccacatgacacaaacaaactgaaactcacccatccccaacaccaccaaatgaaatacacccaaacacaagaaaatgaacaaccctggctcaatataaacgtccatagagccagagtgttacagtacccccctaaaggtgcgaactccgggcgcaccaacatcaggactaggggagggtctgggtgggcgtctgtccatggtggcggctctggccccggtcgtgatccccaccccaccacagtcacaacctgcttcggtagcctcctcccaatgaccaccctccacctaaccccacctggactaaggggcaaccccggactaaggggcagcatcggcctaaggggcagcaccgggataaggggcagcaccgggataaggggcagcaccgggctaagggacagcaccggactaaggggcagcaccggactacggggcagtaccggactaaagggcagtacaggactaaggggcagcaccgggctaaggggcggcaccggactcaggggcagcaccggactaaggggcagcacctgactagatggcggatcctggctggctggctccggcggatcctggcgggacggctctggcggatcctggcgggacggctctggcggatcctggcgggacggctctggcggatcacggctggacggctctggcggatcccggctggacggctctggcggatcccggctggacggcactggcggatcccggctgggcggctctggcggatcccggctggatggctctggcggatctcggctggacggctctggcggatcccggctggacggctctggcggatctcggctggacggctctggcggatcccggctggacggctctggcggatctcggctggacggctctggcggatcctgtctggcggaaggctctggctgatcctgtctggcggaaggctctggctgatcctgtctggcggaaggctctggctgatcctgtctggcggaaggctctggctgatcctgtctggatgacggatctggctgctcatggctggctgacggatctggctgctcatggctggctgacggatctggctgctcatggctggctgacggatctggctgctcgcggctggctgacggatctggctgctcatggctggctgacggatctggctgctcatggctggctgacggatctggctgctcatggctggctgacggatctggctgctcatggctggctgacggatctggctgctcatggctggctgacggatctggctgctcatggctggctgacggatctggctgctcatggctggctgacggatctggctgctcatggctggctgacggatctggctgctcatggctggctgacggatctggttgctcatggctggctgacgggtctggctgctcatggctggctgacggatctggctgctcatggctggctgacggatctggctgctcatggctggctgacggatctggctgctcatggctagctgacggatctggctgctcatggctggctgacggatctggctgctcatggctggctgacggatctggctgctcatggctggctgacgggtctggctgctcatggctggctgacggatctggctgctcatggctggctaacgggtctggctgctcatggctggctgatggtgctggctgggcggctagcggtggaggcggaccccagcctcggattgcagtcatcacctccagcaggacggctcccatccgcatgagccgctcctgccggtcacgaacccgagcctccagtccagcataggctgcgtcggctcctgctgattccatagcaggtgtatgattctgtctggcggacggctctgaaggctcatggcagacggacggctttgcaggctcagtacagacgggcggcttatgcagcgcttggcagacgggcagttcagacgccctagggcagacggcagactctggccggctggcgacgcacatcgtggacctggtgcgtgagtaggaacagaccggtccgtaccgggaacacccaccactggccttaactggggatcaagaacggaccggaccagactgggaacacacttcagtctctcatgccgtgccacaacaacttccctccctctactcgccaatggctcccgtaatccgatagccttctctccagctctacctgtggcagcctcctgctgcccaggcgcccaagccatgtgcccccccaaaaattttttggggagtaaccacgggcttccagcctcgactccgcttcctcttcataccacctcctctcggctgcagctgcctccagctcttcacgagggcggtgatattcctcctcataccacctcctctcggctgcagctgcctccagctcttcacgagggcagtgatattcctccggttgtgcccaaggaccctttccagcccgaatctcctcccatgtccaaaaatccttaggaggcgtccataaatcctgcgtaggtaggtcctgttgccgcttgttacgccgcttggtcctcttgtggtgggttattctgtcacgatcgtcggaaggagcggaccaatacgcagcgcgtggagtgaacatgatgactttattaacttaaagcaaccacgaagaaaacaacaaatgacgatacgtgaagttctaaactgaaatacgactaacagcaacaaagaaacaataacccacaaaacaaaggagaaaacacacagaatatatatggctcccaatcagagataacgagccgacagctgacactcgttacctccgattgggagtcatcgaccaatcaccacatgacacaaacaaactgaaactcacccatccccaacaccaccaaatgaaatacacccaaacacaagaaaatgaacaaccctggctcaatataaacgtccatagagccagagtgttacactcagaccatgagaaacaagactctctggtctgatgaaaccaagattgaactttttggcctgaatacaaagcctcacatctggaggaaacctggcaccatccctacggtgaagcatggtggtggcagtatcatgctgtggggatgttttcagcggcagggactgggagactagtcaggattgagggaaagatgaacggagcaaagtacagagagatccttgatgaaaacctgcttcagagcgctcaggacctcagactggggcgaaggttcaccttccaacaggacaacgaccctaagtacacagccaagagaacgcaggagtggcttcgggacaagtctctgaatgtccttgagtggcgcagacagaacccggacttgaacccaatcgaacatctctggagagacctgatttgtttaacacttttttggttactacattattccatatgtgttatttcatagttttgatgtcttcactattattctacaatgtagaaaatagtaaaaaataaagaaaaccccttgaatgagtaggtgtgtccaaacctttgactggtactgtaagtattcaaaccactgagtcaatacatgttagaatcatctttggcagcTATTACGGCTGTCTTGGTAAATCTCTAAGacctagattgtacaatatttgcacatgtttattttgaaaattcttcaagctttgtcaagttggttgttgatcattgctagacagacattttcaagtcttggcaTAGAATTTCAAGCCTATTTAattaaactgtaactaggccactcaggaacatttatgtcatcttggtaagcaactccagtgtatatttgtcattgtgttttaggtcattgtcctgctgaaaggtgaatttgtctcccactgtctgttggaaagcagactgaaccaggttttcctctaggattttgcctgtgcttagctctattccgtttcttttatcCTAACAAACGCCcttgtccttgccgatgacaagcatacccataacatgatgcagccaccatcatgcttgaaaatatgaagagtggtactcagtgacgtattgtgttggatttgccccaaacataacactttgtattcaggacataaagttaatttctttgccacatttttagcagttttactttagtgccttgttgcaaacaggatgcatgttttggaatatttgtattctgtacaggcttccttattttcactttgtcatttaggttagtattgtggagtaactacaatgttgttgattcatcctcagttttctcctatcacagccattacattctgtaactgttttaaagtcaccattggcctcatggtgaaatccctgagctgtttccttc
The DNA window shown above is from Coregonus clupeaformis isolate EN_2021a chromosome 6, ASM2061545v1, whole genome shotgun sequence and carries:
- the LOC121568034 gene encoding 40S ribosomal protein S25, producing the protein MPPKDAKGKGKDSGKSKKDKDPANKSGGKAKKKKWSKGKVRDKLNNLVLFDKATYEKLNKEVPNYKLITPAVVSERLKIRGSLARAALQELLSKGMIKLVSKHRSQVIYTRNTKGPEEEGGVVVPDKPEKPEKPEKAAKAAKAEKEEKA
- the slc37a4a gene encoding glucose-6-phosphate exchanger SLC37A4a, producing the protein MATAGYGYYRTTIFLAMFVGYTLYYFNRKTFSFVMPSLMQEIKLDKDDLGMITSSQSLAYAISKFISGVLSDQISARWLFSIGLFMVGAINVVFSWSSTVAVFSGLWFLNGLGQGLGWPPCGRVLRKWFEPSQFGTWWAILSCSMNLAGSLGPIIATLMAQSYSWRTTLSISGLSCCVVSFVCLLLIRNEPKDVGLPNIDAGGAKGKAGSSIDETTFKEFILSPYLWLLSVGYLVVFGVKTACTDWGQLFLIQDKGQSTLMGSSYMSALEVGGLLGSLAAGYFSDKAVALQGMKSHGNPRHFLLISMMAGMFGSMYLFRVTVTPDSPKMWILFLGATFGFSSYGPIALFGVIANESAPSNYCGTSHAIVALMANIGGFCSGLPFSTIAKHHGWEMAFWVAEITCLVTTISFFLLRNIRTKMGHVPKKAD
- the trappc4 gene encoding trafficking protein particle complex subunit 4; the protein is MAIFSVYVVNKAGGLIYQYDNYVPRAEAEKTFSYPLDLVLKIHDEKVVVSFGQRDGIRVGHALLSINGVDVNGKFTADGKEIVEYLKDSTNYPVSIRFGRARLSSNEKLMLASMFHSLFAIGSQLSPEVGSSGIEMLETDMFKLHCFQTLTGVKFIVLADPRQSGIDALLRKIYEIYSDFALKNPFYSLEMPIRCELFDQNLKGALEIAEKAGNFGPGS